A stretch of the Haloarchaeobius salinus genome encodes the following:
- the pyrI gene encoding aspartate carbamoyltransferase regulatory subunit, producing the protein MSDTDKQLRVSKIENGTVIDHVRGGQALNVLAILGIDGSGGEQVAIGMNVPSGTLATKDIVKVEGRELSQDEVDVLSLIAPDATINIVRDYEVVEKHRVDRPESVTGVLSCPNRNCITNVDEPVETRFAVLRDGVRCEFCGTIVREDIASHIADD; encoded by the coding sequence ATGAGCGACACCGACAAGCAACTGCGCGTCTCGAAGATCGAGAACGGTACCGTCATCGACCACGTCCGCGGGGGCCAGGCGCTGAACGTGCTCGCCATCCTCGGCATCGACGGCAGCGGCGGCGAGCAGGTGGCCATCGGTATGAACGTCCCGTCGGGCACGCTCGCGACGAAGGACATCGTGAAGGTCGAGGGCCGCGAGTTGAGCCAGGACGAGGTGGACGTGCTCTCGCTCATCGCGCCCGACGCGACCATCAACATCGTCCGCGACTACGAGGTCGTCGAGAAGCACCGCGTCGACCGCCCCGAGAGCGTCACGGGCGTGCTCTCCTGTCCGAACCGTAACTGCATCACCAACGTCGACGAGCCCGTCGAGACGCGTTTCGCCGTCTTGCGGGACGGCGTGCGGTGTGAGTTCTGTGGCACCATCGTGCGCGAGGACATCGCGAGCCACATCGCCGACGACTAG
- the pyrB gene encoding aspartate carbamoyltransferase: MRHDHLLTANQLTRGDIELVLDRAAEVDANPASFGKRHAGKLLGLCFFEPSTRTKMSFEAAMKRLGGDVVDMGSVDSSSVKKGESLADTVRVVEGYADALVLRHPLMGAAKMASEFVDVPLVNAGDGAGHHPTQTLLDLYTIRENAGLDDLSIGIMGDLKYGRTVHSLATALTNFDASQHFVSPESLELPRSVRYDLHEAGATVREHTDLETVLPQLDVLYVTRIQRERFPDENEYHRIAGEYQIDAETLEDAKDDLTVMHPLPRVDEIAPEIDDTDHARYFEQAHNGVPVRMALLDLLLEGDS; the protein is encoded by the coding sequence ATGCGACACGACCACCTGCTGACGGCGAACCAGCTCACGCGGGGGGACATCGAACTCGTCCTCGACCGCGCGGCCGAGGTGGACGCGAACCCGGCGTCGTTCGGCAAGCGACACGCCGGCAAGCTCCTCGGGCTCTGCTTCTTCGAGCCGAGTACGCGCACGAAGATGAGCTTCGAGGCGGCGATGAAGCGTCTCGGCGGCGACGTGGTCGACATGGGTTCCGTCGACTCGTCGTCCGTGAAGAAGGGGGAGTCACTCGCGGACACCGTCCGGGTCGTCGAGGGCTACGCCGACGCGCTCGTCCTCCGTCACCCGCTGATGGGCGCGGCGAAGATGGCCAGCGAGTTCGTCGACGTGCCGCTCGTCAACGCCGGCGACGGCGCGGGCCACCACCCGACACAGACCCTGCTCGACCTGTACACCATCCGCGAGAACGCGGGGCTGGACGACCTCTCCATCGGTATCATGGGCGACCTGAAGTACGGCCGTACCGTGCACTCGCTGGCGACGGCGCTGACGAACTTCGACGCGAGCCAGCACTTCGTCTCGCCCGAGTCGCTCGAACTGCCCCGTTCGGTCCGCTACGACCTGCACGAGGCCGGTGCGACGGTACGCGAGCACACCGACCTGGAGACGGTGCTGCCCCAGCTCGACGTGCTCTACGTCACGCGCATCCAGCGCGAGCGGTTCCCCGACGAGAACGAGTACCACCGCATCGCCGGCGAGTACCAGATCGACGCGGAGACGCTCGAGGACGCGAAGGACGACCTCACCGTCATGCACCCGCTGCCGCGCGTCGACGAGATCGCGCCGGAGATAGACGACACCGACCACGCGCGGTACTTCGAACAGGCACACAACGGCGTCCCGGTCAGGATGGCGCTGCTCGACCTGCTGCTGGAGGGAGACTCATGA
- a CDS encoding type 1 glutamine amidotransferase domain-containing protein: protein MSSALFVVSQEGYWAEECFEPLTTLTAAEADVTVATPDGDPPVVDERSLDPDEVGEQYAQEAREIHETDERLDDPEPLATVDAADYDAVVFPGGHGTVWDVNQDRHARGLLRDAVAGDEGKALVVCHAAGILAFTREADGSFLVDGRSVTGFPNAWEADIVDEHDIMPDGRKLPYWVEDEVVAAGGDWDAELESDTSVTVDGDLITARGPPSSSAAAATLLSELGIETPI from the coding sequence ATGAGTTCTGCACTGTTCGTCGTCAGCCAGGAGGGGTACTGGGCGGAGGAGTGCTTCGAGCCACTGACCACGCTGACCGCGGCCGAGGCCGACGTGACCGTGGCCACACCGGACGGCGACCCGCCGGTCGTCGACGAGCGCTCGCTCGACCCCGACGAGGTCGGGGAGCAGTACGCACAGGAGGCGCGGGAGATCCACGAGACCGACGAGCGTCTCGACGACCCGGAGCCGCTCGCGACCGTCGACGCCGCAGACTACGACGCGGTCGTGTTCCCCGGCGGCCACGGCACCGTCTGGGACGTCAACCAGGACCGCCACGCTCGCGGGCTCCTGCGCGACGCCGTCGCCGGCGACGAGGGGAAGGCGCTCGTCGTCTGCCACGCCGCCGGCATCCTCGCGTTCACCCGTGAGGCCGACGGCTCGTTCCTCGTCGACGGCCGCAGCGTCACCGGCTTCCCGAACGCCTGGGAGGCGGACATCGTCGACGAGCACGACATCATGCCCGACGGCCGCAAGCTCCCGTACTGGGTCGAGGACGAGGTGGTCGCGGCCGGCGGTGACTGGGACGCCGAGCTCGAATCGGACACGTCGGTCACCGTCGACGGCGACCTCATCACGGCTCGCGGCCCGCCGTCGTCGTCCGCGGCCGCCGCGACGCTGCTGTCCGAACTCGGCATCGAGACGCCGATCTGA
- a CDS encoding Single-stranded DNA binding protein produces the protein MSLDDRAEELASDLGVDKEEVKSDLENLVSYSVPMDEAVQSLRRKYGDGSSGGGGGTPSEKDIGDVTTDDSSVSLTARVLTVGKRSIQTQGEQQDIFEGELADETGKISYTAWTDFGLSAGDTVQAGNAGVREWDGEPELNLGESTSLSFLDEELDVPYEVGGEATLHELQSGDRGVTIEVAVEEVERRTIDGREGETDILSGVLGDESGRLPFTAWEVHEAIENGEPVRVENAYVREYRGVPEVNVSEYSTVTPLDRDITVGEDATQVSVAEAIATGGMYDVELVGDVLAVRDGSGLIERCPECNRIVQNGQCRSHGDVEGEDDLRVKAILDDGTATVTVVLDRELTEQVYDGTLDDAKEQARDAMDKEVVAEDIRENIVGFEYRVRGHFSVDDYGANCDATSFDRTDDDPAERARALLEEVDA, from the coding sequence ATGAGTCTCGACGACCGCGCCGAGGAACTCGCCTCCGACCTCGGTGTCGACAAAGAGGAGGTCAAATCGGACCTCGAGAACCTGGTGTCGTACAGCGTCCCGATGGACGAAGCCGTCCAGAGCCTCCGCCGCAAGTACGGCGACGGCAGCAGCGGCGGTGGTGGCGGTACCCCCTCGGAGAAGGACATCGGCGACGTGACGACCGACGACAGCAGCGTCAGCCTGACCGCCCGCGTGCTCACCGTCGGCAAGCGCTCCATCCAGACGCAGGGCGAACAGCAGGACATCTTCGAGGGCGAACTCGCCGACGAGACCGGGAAGATATCCTACACCGCGTGGACGGACTTCGGTCTGAGCGCGGGCGACACCGTGCAGGCCGGCAACGCCGGCGTGCGCGAGTGGGACGGCGAACCCGAACTCAACCTCGGCGAGAGCACCTCGCTCTCGTTCCTCGACGAGGAGCTCGACGTGCCCTACGAGGTCGGCGGCGAGGCGACCCTGCACGAGCTCCAGTCCGGCGACCGCGGCGTCACCATCGAGGTCGCCGTCGAGGAGGTCGAGCGACGAACCATCGACGGCCGCGAGGGCGAGACCGACATCCTCAGCGGCGTCCTCGGCGACGAGTCCGGCCGCCTGCCCTTTACCGCGTGGGAGGTCCACGAGGCCATCGAGAACGGCGAGCCCGTCCGCGTCGAGAACGCCTACGTCCGCGAGTACCGCGGGGTCCCCGAGGTGAACGTCTCCGAGTACTCGACCGTCACGCCCCTCGACCGCGACATCACGGTCGGCGAGGACGCCACACAGGTCTCCGTCGCGGAGGCCATCGCCACCGGCGGGATGTACGACGTCGAGCTCGTCGGCGACGTGCTCGCCGTGCGTGACGGCTCCGGGCTCATCGAGCGCTGTCCGGAATGCAACCGCATCGTCCAGAACGGCCAGTGCCGCAGTCACGGTGACGTCGAGGGCGAGGACGACCTGCGCGTGAAGGCCATCCTCGACGACGGCACCGCCACCGTCACCGTCGTCCTCGACCGCGAGCTGACCGAGCAGGTGTACGACGGCACCCTCGACGACGCGAAGGAGCAGGCACGCGACGCGATGGACAAGGAGGTCGTCGCCGAGGACATCCGCGAGAACATCGTGGGCTTCGAGTACCGGGTGCGGGGGCACTTCTCGGTGGACGACTACGGTGCGAACTGCGACGCGACGAGCTTCGACCGGACCGACGACGACCCGGCCGAGCGTGCGCGGGCGCTGCTCGAGGAGGTGGACGCATGA
- a CDS encoding RNase P subunit p30 family protein, with protein MYEAVHAHPDGDATVARYAHTAASYGFDGVVVRNHGDARADYDAERIREETGVDVVHGMEIRADDPSQASGYVGNYRGDHTLLLVHGGTNAMNRFAVEQDRVDVLAHPMRGDGDVNHVLAKAAVEHGVRLEFDLSRVCRLSGGGRVQALRGLRKLAELVDYYDAPFVVSADPTSHLQLRAPRELAAVGEIIGLGEERIREGLAEWGRLAERNRERQSESFIEPGVRRGRYEEDA; from the coding sequence ATGTACGAGGCCGTCCACGCTCACCCGGACGGCGACGCGACCGTCGCCCGCTACGCCCACACGGCCGCCAGCTACGGCTTCGACGGCGTCGTGGTGCGGAACCACGGCGACGCCCGCGCCGACTACGACGCCGAGCGAATCCGCGAGGAGACGGGCGTCGACGTGGTGCACGGCATGGAGATCCGCGCGGACGACCCCTCGCAGGCGAGCGGCTACGTCGGCAACTACCGGGGCGACCACACCCTCCTGCTGGTCCACGGCGGGACGAACGCGATGAACCGGTTCGCGGTCGAACAGGACCGCGTGGACGTGCTCGCACACCCGATGCGTGGCGACGGCGACGTGAACCACGTGCTGGCGAAGGCCGCCGTCGAGCACGGCGTGCGGCTGGAGTTCGACCTGAGCCGGGTCTGTCGGCTCTCCGGCGGCGGTCGCGTGCAGGCGCTCCGGGGCCTGCGGAAGCTCGCCGAGCTGGTCGACTACTACGACGCGCCGTTCGTCGTCAGCGCCGACCCGACGAGCCACCTGCAGCTGCGTGCCCCGCGCGAGCTGGCCGCCGTCGGCGAGATAATCGGGCTCGGCGAGGAGCGCATCAGGGAGGGCCTTGCCGAGTGGGGGCGGCTCGCGGAGCGCAACCGCGAGCGCCAGTCCGAGTCCTTCATAGAACCCGGCGTGCGTAGAGGCCGGTATGAAGAGGACGCTTGA
- a CDS encoding metallophosphoesterase yields MASVEPVPDRPAAVVDTGEERVLVVADFHAGIEAGLRVESGVHVESRGEARRESVLAMLDSAAPDRFVVLGDFMHSIGGPGGAERGEIEVLLESIDVPTTVVKGNHDGDIESWVDATVTDGTGVRLGDVGFAHGHTWPDVEVLAADIVCIGHEHPCVRLTDEVGGSRIERVWLRGPLAREPFAERDPDLAWTDAELVVFPAFNDLCGGTWVNVNEDFLAPFLPDGLPSAQAYLLDGTRLGEYGRV; encoded by the coding sequence ATGGCGAGCGTCGAGCCGGTACCGGACCGGCCGGCTGCCGTCGTCGACACCGGCGAGGAGCGCGTACTCGTCGTCGCCGACTTCCACGCCGGCATCGAGGCCGGACTCAGGGTCGAGAGCGGCGTCCACGTCGAAAGCCGGGGCGAAGCGCGGCGCGAGAGCGTCCTCGCGATGCTCGATTCGGCCGCTCCCGACCGGTTCGTCGTCCTCGGCGACTTCATGCACTCCATCGGTGGCCCCGGCGGCGCGGAGCGCGGCGAGATAGAGGTGCTGCTGGAGTCCATCGACGTGCCGACGACGGTCGTCAAGGGCAACCACGACGGCGACATCGAGTCGTGGGTCGACGCGACCGTCACCGACGGCACCGGCGTCAGGCTCGGCGACGTGGGGTTCGCACACGGCCACACCTGGCCCGACGTCGAGGTGCTCGCCGCCGACATCGTCTGTATCGGCCACGAACACCCCTGTGTGCGGCTCACCGACGAGGTCGGCGGGAGCCGTATCGAACGCGTCTGGCTCCGGGGGCCGCTCGCACGCGAGCCGTTCGCCGAGCGCGACCCGGACCTCGCGTGGACCGACGCCGAGCTCGTGGTGTTCCCGGCGTTCAACGACCTCTGCGGTGGCACGTGGGTGAACGTGAACGAGGACTTCCTCGCGCCGTTCCTCCCCGATGGACTGCCGAGCGCGCAGGCGTACCTGCTCGACGGCACCCGGCTCGGCGAGTACGGTCGCGTCTAG
- a CDS encoding GNAT family N-acetyltransferase yields MEIREPRPDEHDRIATELLRPGFLEAEEREPQYCNLTEQARTTPSLDSWLGEDDRTILVAVTDDGELAGDVSGAVSPTPPIYDRPPAVYCDGLYVKPEYRREGVATELLDSLVRWGRERGCGFFSLSVHVDNERATEFFEAYGMEQAYRSMRTRI; encoded by the coding sequence ATGGAGATACGCGAACCCAGACCCGACGAACACGACCGCATCGCCACCGAACTGCTCCGCCCCGGCTTCCTCGAAGCCGAGGAGCGCGAGCCCCAGTACTGCAACCTGACCGAGCAGGCCCGTACGACGCCGAGCCTCGACAGCTGGCTCGGCGAGGACGACAGAACGATCCTCGTCGCCGTCACCGACGACGGCGAGCTCGCCGGCGACGTCTCCGGCGCGGTGTCGCCGACGCCGCCGATCTACGACCGCCCGCCGGCCGTCTACTGCGACGGCCTCTACGTCAAACCCGAGTATCGACGCGAGGGCGTCGCGACGGAGTTGCTGGACAGCCTCGTCAGGTGGGGGCGCGAGCGCGGCTGTGGGTTCTTCTCGCTCTCGGTCCACGTCGACAACGAGCGCGCGACCGAGTTCTTCGAGGCGTACGGCATGGAGCAGGCGTACCGCTCGATGCGCACGCGAATCTGA
- a CDS encoding RNA-binding protein, which yields MASVPFHYVDLRAFSYATEDEKRVEDALRHYLPEEFELERAESKGHHGDRIVVLSARVENADDVRHVLARLAEAPEVDRLVDELDDRVTENCEFFVHLDKQAAFSGETALGDGITFRAKVEAYPANREKAVVNAEETLELLADDDEE from the coding sequence ATGGCTTCGGTCCCGTTCCACTACGTCGACCTCCGTGCGTTCAGCTATGCGACGGAGGACGAGAAGCGCGTCGAGGACGCCCTCCGTCACTACCTCCCCGAGGAGTTCGAGCTGGAGCGGGCCGAGAGCAAGGGACACCACGGGGACCGCATCGTCGTCCTCTCCGCCCGCGTGGAGAACGCCGACGACGTGCGCCACGTCCTCGCGAGGCTGGCCGAGGCCCCCGAGGTCGACCGGCTGGTCGACGAACTCGACGACCGCGTCACCGAGAACTGCGAGTTCTTCGTCCACCTCGACAAGCAGGCCGCGTTCTCGGGCGAGACCGCGCTGGGTGACGGCATCACGTTCCGGGCGAAGGTCGAGGCGTACCCGGCGAATCGCGAGAAGGCCGTCGTCAACGCCGAGGAGACGCTGGAGCTGTTGGCCGACGACGACGAGGAGTAG
- a CDS encoding class I SAM-dependent methyltransferase: protein MKRTLEEHAARFDEVAGEYDDEHNQTDEYRACVSLVLDHARDALSGTETVLDVGCGTGAIGLSLAGDAGKVVFRDISQGMLDEARRKADEAGLENVEFGEGSFREPDYGGDVAVVVSNFAMHHLSDEEKREAIDVLAGLGPDRIVLGDVMFFGEPDPDEPFYSPEVDDPSTVGHLADCFTDAGYALIAVEPVHDQVGVLVGERV, encoded by the coding sequence ATGAAGAGGACGCTTGAGGAACACGCCGCCCGCTTCGACGAGGTCGCCGGGGAGTACGACGACGAGCACAACCAGACCGACGAGTACCGCGCCTGCGTCTCGCTCGTGTTGGACCACGCCCGCGACGCCCTCTCGGGCACCGAAACGGTGCTCGACGTGGGCTGTGGAACCGGCGCAATCGGGCTCTCGCTCGCCGGGGACGCGGGAAAGGTGGTCTTCCGCGACATCAGCCAGGGGATGCTCGACGAGGCGCGCCGGAAGGCCGACGAGGCCGGACTCGAGAACGTCGAGTTCGGCGAGGGGAGCTTCCGCGAGCCGGACTACGGGGGGGACGTGGCGGTGGTCGTCTCGAACTTCGCGATGCACCACCTCTCCGACGAGGAGAAGCGCGAGGCCATCGACGTGCTCGCCGGGCTCGGGCCGGACCGCATCGTCCTCGGCGACGTGATGTTCTTCGGCGAACCCGACCCGGACGAGCCGTTCTACTCGCCCGAGGTCGACGACCCCTCCACCGTCGGACACCTCGCGGACTGCTTCACCGACGCGGGCTACGCGCTCATCGCGGTCGAGCCGGTCCACGACCAGGTCGGCGTGCTCGTCGGCGAGCGCGTCTGA
- a CDS encoding DUF1918 domain-containing protein yields MSFEEDDTVVLHDKHSEFDGETGTITQVMDTMFGDATYTVSFEDGQEQGIPEDQLEAAEADDDEDDEE; encoded by the coding sequence ATGAGCTTCGAGGAAGACGACACCGTCGTCCTGCACGACAAGCACAGCGAGTTCGACGGCGAGACCGGCACCATCACGCAGGTCATGGACACGATGTTCGGCGACGCCACCTACACCGTCTCCTTCGAGGACGGCCAGGAGCAGGGCATCCCCGAGGACCAGCTCGAGGCCGCCGAGGCCGACGACGACGAAGACGACGAGGAGTAA
- a CDS encoding Rpp14/Pop5 family protein — MKHLPKHLRPRYRYLAVELESTPDASLSRRSFQRELWYAAGNLLGDPGSADTDCTVVRFSFSEGTGEAVVRARHGHADAARAALTCVASVDGHDLGVVVRGISGTIRACEEKYLGRPRQTSAQRTVAFEDDERPAVEREGVLDVRVDDRYVGATNTDFE; from the coding sequence GTGAAGCACCTCCCGAAGCACCTCCGGCCGCGCTACCGCTACCTCGCGGTCGAACTGGAGTCGACGCCGGACGCCTCGCTCTCGCGGCGGTCGTTCCAGCGCGAGCTCTGGTACGCGGCGGGGAACCTGCTCGGCGACCCCGGCAGCGCCGATACCGACTGCACGGTCGTCCGCTTCTCGTTCTCCGAGGGGACCGGCGAGGCGGTCGTCCGCGCACGACACGGTCACGCCGACGCCGCACGGGCCGCACTGACCTGCGTGGCGAGCGTCGATGGACACGACCTCGGCGTCGTCGTGCGGGGGATTTCCGGGACGATACGGGCCTGTGAAGAAAAGTATTTAGGACGGCCGAGGCAAACCTCGGCCCAGAGAACCGTCGCGTTCGAGGACGACGAACGACCGGCAGTCGAGCGGGAGGGCGTTCTCGACGTGCGAGTCGACGACCGGTACGTCGGCGCGACGAACACGGATTTCGAGTGA
- a CDS encoding DEAD/DEAH box helicase: MTQGAAAFTVLGSEVRSALSDRGFQTPTRTQRRALPPIAAGEHTLVVAPTGTGKTETAMLPVFDALVQHEDEERGTYGFRALYITPLRALNRDMRERLDWWGEQLGLDVDVRHGDTTDYQRSKQANNPPDVLVTTPETVQAMLTGSKLRTGLESLQHVVVDEVHELAASKRGAQLTVALERLRELAGPFQRVGLSATVGDPEEVGAFLTGGRGCEIRQVDVGSDLDVSVVEPTVEDGDERLASELVTDATVASHVRTILDLVESHESTLIFVNTRQTAEALGSRFKELGADIGVHHGSLSKEARIEVEDAFKAGELDGLLCTSSMELGIDVGRIDHVVQYQSPREVARLLQRVGRAGHRRDEISSGTVVTTRADDTFEALAIARRARDGEVERANIHEGSLDVVANQVPGIAMDFDEISIPALHELFTRAYPFRDLSEADLRAVVSELKGNRVVWFDEAADTVETTGGTWQYVYANLSMIPDEETYDVEDVASGQQVGTLDERFVVNFATAGEVFVQRGEMWRIVNVDDEESTVKVSPVSDPAGEVPSWVGQEIPVPEAVAREVGAMRDVATPQFERGATRTSVAREFANRYPADEATLASALAQVEDHVEAEAPTPTGERIVVEGRGNTFVVNAPFGHKTNATLGRVLSSLLGQRAGSTVGLDTDPYRIELEVPSGVSLGEVRELLETTDPDHVEAIVELSLKRSDALKFRLSQVAAKFGALKRWEGSGVSGDRLLAALSDTPIYDEAVREVFHEDLAVENAADVLRAIRDGDCEVLVHGDRTPIGTDGRSAGKELLSPENADASVIETVKDRIRNDRVIQLCVHCQDWKQKTKVRRVRDQPECPECGSTMIAALNPWDEETVAAVRATEKDDEQEYKTERAYKAASLVQSHGKQAVIALAARGVGPTNAARVINKLREDEQAFYRDLLAQEREYARTQSFW; encoded by the coding sequence ATGACGCAGGGAGCGGCCGCGTTCACCGTCCTCGGGAGCGAGGTACGGTCGGCGCTGTCCGACAGGGGGTTCCAGACGCCGACGCGCACCCAGCGACGCGCACTGCCACCCATCGCGGCGGGCGAGCACACGCTGGTCGTCGCGCCGACCGGCACCGGCAAGACCGAGACGGCGATGCTCCCGGTGTTCGACGCGCTCGTCCAGCACGAGGACGAGGAGCGCGGCACCTACGGTTTCCGGGCGCTGTACATCACGCCGCTGCGGGCGCTCAACCGGGACATGCGCGAACGGCTGGACTGGTGGGGCGAGCAGCTCGGGCTCGACGTGGACGTGCGCCACGGGGACACGACTGACTACCAGCGCTCGAAGCAGGCGAACAACCCGCCGGACGTGCTGGTGACGACGCCGGAGACGGTGCAGGCGATGCTGACCGGCTCGAAGCTCCGGACCGGCCTCGAGTCGCTGCAGCACGTCGTCGTCGACGAGGTACACGAGCTGGCGGCCTCGAAACGTGGCGCGCAGTTGACGGTGGCGCTGGAGCGCCTGCGGGAGCTCGCAGGGCCGTTCCAGCGCGTCGGCCTCTCCGCGACGGTCGGCGACCCCGAGGAGGTCGGCGCGTTCCTCACCGGCGGCCGGGGCTGCGAGATACGACAGGTCGACGTCGGCAGCGACCTCGACGTGTCGGTCGTGGAGCCCACCGTCGAGGACGGCGACGAACGCCTCGCGAGCGAGCTCGTCACCGACGCGACGGTCGCCAGCCACGTCCGGACCATCCTCGACCTCGTCGAGTCCCACGAGTCGACCCTCATCTTCGTCAATACGCGACAGACGGCGGAGGCGCTGGGCTCGCGGTTCAAGGAGCTCGGTGCCGACATCGGCGTGCACCACGGCTCGCTCTCGAAGGAGGCCCGCATCGAGGTCGAGGACGCGTTCAAGGCCGGCGAGCTCGACGGCCTGCTCTGTACCTCCTCGATGGAGCTGGGCATCGACGTGGGCCGAATCGACCACGTCGTCCAGTACCAGAGCCCCCGCGAGGTCGCCCGCCTCCTCCAGCGCGTCGGCCGTGCGGGCCACCGCCGCGACGAGATCTCTTCGGGGACCGTCGTGACGACACGCGCCGACGACACGTTCGAGGCGCTGGCCATCGCCCGCCGGGCCAGAGACGGCGAGGTCGAGCGGGCGAACATCCACGAGGGTAGCCTCGACGTGGTGGCGAACCAGGTGCCGGGCATCGCGATGGACTTCGACGAGATATCCATCCCCGCCCTCCACGAGCTGTTCACCCGGGCGTACCCCTTCCGCGACCTCTCGGAGGCCGACCTCCGTGCGGTCGTCTCCGAGCTGAAGGGCAACCGCGTCGTCTGGTTCGACGAGGCCGCCGACACCGTCGAGACGACCGGCGGCACCTGGCAGTACGTCTACGCGAACCTCTCGATGATCCCCGACGAGGAGACGTACGACGTCGAGGACGTCGCCAGCGGCCAGCAGGTCGGCACACTCGACGAGCGGTTCGTCGTCAACTTCGCCACCGCGGGAGAGGTGTTCGTCCAGCGCGGCGAGATGTGGCGCATCGTCAACGTCGACGACGAGGAGTCCACGGTGAAGGTGTCGCCCGTCTCCGACCCCGCCGGCGAGGTGCCGTCGTGGGTCGGCCAGGAGATCCCGGTGCCGGAGGCGGTCGCCCGCGAGGTCGGCGCGATGCGGGACGTGGCGACGCCGCAGTTCGAGCGCGGCGCAACCCGGACCAGCGTCGCCCGCGAGTTCGCGAACCGCTACCCGGCCGACGAGGCGACGCTCGCGAGCGCGCTGGCGCAGGTCGAGGACCACGTCGAGGCCGAGGCCCCGACGCCGACCGGCGAGCGCATCGTCGTCGAGGGACGGGGCAACACGTTCGTCGTCAACGCCCCGTTCGGGCACAAGACGAACGCGACGCTCGGCCGGGTGCTCTCCTCGCTGCTCGGCCAACGCGCAGGCTCGACCGTCGGGCTCGACACCGACCCGTACCGCATCGAGCTGGAGGTGCCGTCGGGCGTCTCGCTCGGCGAGGTGCGCGAGCTACTGGAGACGACCGACCCGGACCACGTCGAGGCCATCGTCGAGCTCTCGCTGAAGCGCTCCGACGCGCTCAAGTTCCGGCTCTCGCAGGTGGCCGCGAAGTTCGGCGCGCTCAAGCGCTGGGAGGGCAGCGGCGTCTCCGGCGACAGACTGCTCGCCGCACTCTCGGACACCCCGATCTACGACGAGGCGGTCCGCGAGGTGTTCCACGAGGACCTCGCCGTCGAGAACGCCGCCGACGTGCTCCGGGCGATTCGCGACGGCGACTGCGAGGTGCTCGTCCACGGCGACCGCACCCCCATCGGCACCGACGGGCGCTCCGCCGGCAAGGAGCTGCTGTCGCCCGAGAACGCGGATGCGAGCGTCATCGAGACGGTGAAAGACCGCATCCGCAACGACCGCGTCATCCAGCTCTGCGTGCACTGCCAGGACTGGAAGCAGAAGACGAAGGTCCGGCGGGTGCGCGACCAGCCCGAGTGTCCCGAGTGTGGCTCGACGATGATCGCCGCGCTCAACCCGTGGGACGAGGAGACCGTCGCCGCGGTGCGTGCCACGGAGAAGGACGACGAACAGGAGTACAAGACCGAACGAGCGTACAAGGCGGCGAGCCTCGTCCAGAGCCACGGCAAGCAGGCGGTCATCGCCCTCGCGGCGCGTGGCGTCGGCCCGACGAACGCGGCCCGGGTCATCAACAAACTGCGCGAGGACGAACAGGCGTTCTACCGCGACCTCCTCGCCCAGGAGCGCGAGTACGCCCGGACGCAGAGCTTCTGGTAG